The Thermomonospora curvata DSM 43183 DNA segment CCAGGATCACCAGATCGGGCTTGAGCTCGGTGGCCAGCCGCACCGCCGCCTCGCCGTCCCCCGCCTCGCCGACGACCTCATAGCCGTCTTCCTGCAGCATCTCCTTGAGGTCCAGCCTGATCAGGGCCTCGTCTTCTGCGATCACAACTCGTCGGGCGCTCTCGGTCACGCGCATGAGACTACCTGGACGCGCTATCCTGGCGTGAGGTTGGGTCCGCTCAACCGTCCGGTAGGATCGGCCTCATAAGCTTAAAGCCCCGATAGGCCAATCGGTAGAGCCGGCGGCCTCAAAAGCCGTTCAGTGTGGGTTCGAATCCCACTCGGGGCACATTGATGTAACCACCGCCGATATCGGCGGTGGTTTTTGTTTTTCCCTGAGACAATCTCGGCATGTACGACGTCGCAACGCGCAGGAGCGCACTCAAGCTCCTCCAGGACGGATTCACCGTCTCTGAAGTGAGCCGTCGTATCGGAGTTTCACGCGCAGCGGTGAAGGAATGGCGTGACGACCCCGCAAAGGCGTTGACCGCGCAGGCCGGCTCGCGCTGCCCCCGCTGCGCGGAAACCCCTTCCCTGCCCGAGCCCGGTCCTGACTACGCATACCTTCTCGGGCTGTATCTGGGCGACGGCTGCATCACCCCCGTCGGAGATCCCGCCAAGTCCGTCTGGGCTCTGCGCATCATGTGCGCGGACACCTGGCCCGGCCTGATCACCGAGTGCGAGAACGCGGTCCGTTCGATCCGGCCGGGCAACAAGGTCCGGCGCATCCCCTGCACCGGCTGCACCGAGGTCAAGAGCATGTCCCGGCATTGGCCCTGTCTCTTCCCGCAGCACGGCCCGGGCAAGAAGCACCTGCGCCGGATCCGGCTCACCGCCTGGCAGCAGCAGATCGTGGACGAGCACACGGAGCGATTCATCCGAGGTCTGCTGCATTCGGACGGTTGCCGTCTGACCAATAAAATCCGCAGGAGGCTTCCGTCCGGAGAACGCCGGTACGAATACCCCCGCTACCTGTTCACCAACGAATCGCAGGACATCCTGCAGATCTTGGGCGCCGCTCTGGACCGGCTCGGGATCGCATGGCGCTACAGCAAGCGCAACACCATCTCGATCGCCAAGAAGGACGCCGTGGCGCGGCTGGATGAGTTCGTGGGTCCAAAATACTGAGTTCCCGGGAGCAAGAGCACATCCCCCAAGAGCCGTCGTCAACGGCCCTTGAAAATCCCAGGCCGGGCAGGCCCGGTGGCCAGTGCGCCCGTGTCCGACGACGTTCACCGGGGCCAGCGCCGGCTTGCGTCTTTGTGAGCGTCACCACGCATCGGCGAGCCTTGCACGGCCGCTTCGGTGGAACGTCTCATGCGGCATCACGCGCCGGGAAAACCGTGGTGGGCCTTCTCCCCTCCTTCAGAGCGGTGATCGCGCCGTCCGCCGGCTCCCGGAGCCGGACCTGCGGCATCGCCTCAGGCCCTGTGGCGGGCCATGCCCGGTGACGAGGTGCGTTGCGGTTCAGGCGCGTGCGCGGTGGCGGGGCGCTCCACCGCGTACGCGCCTGTTTCGGCTCCGGCCGGTGGGAGGCCGGGCACGCTCGGGAAACGCCGGTTCCGGGCGTGCGGGGTCAGTGGCGCATGCCGATGGCGTCGCCGATGCGGTGGACGCGCAGGGCGTTGGTGGAGCCGGGGGTGCCGGGGGGCGAGCCGGCGACGATGACGACGCGGTCGCCCTTTTGGCAGCGGCCGATTTCGAGCAGGGCCTGGTCGACCTGGCGGACCATGTCGTCGGTGTGGTCGACATGGGGGACGATGAAGGTCTCCACGCCCCAGACCAGGGAGAGCTGGCTGCGGGTGGCCTGAACGGTGGTGAAGGCCAGCAACGGGATGGGTGAGCGGTAGCGGGCCAGGCGGCGGGCGGTCTCCCCGGACATGGTGAAGGCGACCAGGGCCTTGGCTCCGACGATGGCGCCGACTTCGGCGGCGGCGCGGGCGATGGCGCCGCCGACGGTTTCGGGCTTGCGGTCCAGGGAGTGGACGGCGCGCAGGGTGTCGCGTTCGGTGGCGATGGCGATGCGGCTCATGGTCTGGACCGCTTCGACGGGGTATTGGCCGACGCTGGTCTCGCCGGAGAGCATGACGGCGTCGGCGCCCTCGTAGATGGCGTTGGCGACGTCGGAGGCCTCGGCGCGGGTGGGGCGGGGGGAGGAGATCATGGATTCGAGCATCTGGGTGGCCACGATGACGGGGCGGGCCTTTTCGCGGCACAGCTCGATGGCTCGTTTCTGGACGATGGGGACTTGTTCGAGGGGCAGTTCGACGCCGAGGTCCCCGCGGGCGACCATGATGCCATCGAAGGCGGCGACGATTTCGGGGAGCGCCTCGACGGCCTGGGGTTTTTCGATTTTGGCGATGAGGGGGACGCGGACGCCCTCCTCTTCCATGATGCGGTAGCAGACTTCGGCGTCGGCGGGGCTGCGGACGAAGGACAGGGCGATCATGTCGATGCCCAGGCGCAGCGCCCAGCGCAGGTCTGCTTCGTCTTTTTCGGTGAGGGCGGGGACGCTGACGGGGACGCCGGGAAGGTTGAGTCCTTTGTTGTCGGACAGGACGCCGCCGACCATGACGCGGGTGTGGACGCGGGGGCCGTCGACGTCGGTGACGGCGAGGGCGATGCGGCCGTCGTCGATGAGGATGGTGTCGCCGACGGTGACGTCGCCGGGGAGTCCCTTGTAGGAGGTGGAGACCTGCTTGTGGTTGCCGGGGACGTCCTCGGTGGTGATGGTGAACTCGTCGTCGAAGGAGAGGCGGACGGGGCCCTCGGCGAAGCGGCCGATGCGGATCTTGGGTCCTTGCAGGTCGGCGAGGATGCCCACGCCGTGTCCGGTGGCGTCGGAGGCGGCGCGGATGCGGTGGTAGACGGCCTCGTGGGTGGCGTGGTCGCCGTGGCTCATGTTGAGGCGGGCGACGTCGATGCCGGCTTTGACGAGGGCGTAGATCTGTTCCTCGCTGGAGCAGGCCGGTCCGATGGTACTGACTATCTTCGCTCGACGGTTCACGGACACAACCCTAGGTTGTTACTGGTTGGTAAGGGGCGTTCATGCAGGACACCGTCTTCGAAGATTCACCGATTGGTCTAGCCCTGGGGTCTAGACCAATCGGTGGGCGGGCGCGGGGGCGCGCAGGGTCTCCACGAGGGCCCGGCAGAAGGCTTTCAGGTCGCCTGGGCCGCGGCTGGTGATGAGGGTGTTGGGGCCGTTGCGGCAGCTGACGACCTGCCGGTCGGTCCAGGTGGCGCCGGCGTTGCGCAGGTCGGTGCGGAGGCTGGGCCAGGAGGTGAGGGTGCGGCCGCGCACGACGCCGGCTTCGATGAGGGTCCAGGGGCCGTGGCAGATGGCGGCGACGGGTTTGCCGGCGTCGAAGAAGGCTTTGGTGAAGGCGACCGCGGCGGGGACGGTGCGCAGGTAGTCGGGGCCGGCGACGCCGCCGGGGAGGACGAGGGCGTCGAATTCGCCGGCTTTCGAGACGGTGACGGTGGTGTCGACGGCGAAGGTGCCGTCTCTGTCGAGGTGGTTGAAGGCCTGGATGCGCCCGGATTGGGTGGACACCAGGAGGGCCGTGCCGCCGGCGTCTTCGATGGCCCGCCGCGGTTCGGTGAGTTCGATTTGCTCGGTGCCCTCGGGGGCGACGAGGAGGGCGACGGTCTTGCCGTGCAGTTCGGCGGTCATCTGGGGCCTCCTTGAT contains these protein-coding regions:
- a CDS encoding type 1 glutamine amidotransferase domain-containing protein — protein: MTAELHGKTVALLVAPEGTEQIELTEPRRAIEDAGGTALLVSTQSGRIQAFNHLDRDGTFAVDTTVTVSKAGEFDALVLPGGVAGPDYLRTVPAAVAFTKAFFDAGKPVAAICHGPWTLIEAGVVRGRTLTSWPSLRTDLRNAGATWTDRQVVSCRNGPNTLITSRGPGDLKAFCRALVETLRAPAPAHRLV
- a CDS encoding helix-turn-helix domain-containing protein, with protein sequence MYDVATRRSALKLLQDGFTVSEVSRRIGVSRAAVKEWRDDPAKALTAQAGSRCPRCAETPSLPEPGPDYAYLLGLYLGDGCITPVGDPAKSVWALRIMCADTWPGLITECENAVRSIRPGNKVRRIPCTGCTEVKSMSRHWPCLFPQHGPGKKHLRRIRLTAWQQQIVDEHTERFIRGLLHSDGCRLTNKIRRRLPSGERRYEYPRYLFTNESQDILQILGAALDRLGIAWRYSKRNTISIAKKDAVARLDEFVGPKY
- the pyk gene encoding pyruvate kinase, coding for MNRRAKIVSTIGPACSSEEQIYALVKAGIDVARLNMSHGDHATHEAVYHRIRAASDATGHGVGILADLQGPKIRIGRFAEGPVRLSFDDEFTITTEDVPGNHKQVSTSYKGLPGDVTVGDTILIDDGRIALAVTDVDGPRVHTRVMVGGVLSDNKGLNLPGVPVSVPALTEKDEADLRWALRLGIDMIALSFVRSPADAEVCYRIMEEEGVRVPLIAKIEKPQAVEALPEIVAAFDGIMVARGDLGVELPLEQVPIVQKRAIELCREKARPVIVATQMLESMISSPRPTRAEASDVANAIYEGADAVMLSGETSVGQYPVEAVQTMSRIAIATERDTLRAVHSLDRKPETVGGAIARAAAEVGAIVGAKALVAFTMSGETARRLARYRSPIPLLAFTTVQATRSQLSLVWGVETFIVPHVDHTDDMVRQVDQALLEIGRCQKGDRVVIVAGSPPGTPGSTNALRVHRIGDAIGMRH